The following proteins come from a genomic window of Flavobacterium crocinum:
- a CDS encoding SDR family NAD(P)-dependent oxidoreductase: protein MARIIFITGASRGFGKLWAEAFLKAGDKVAASARNITALDDLVEKYGSNILPISLDVNKKNEVTQAVAKVKEHFGTIDILINNAGFGLFGTVEETSEEQARAQMETNFFGLLWVTQAVLPVMRAQKSGHIIQVSSFLGITTLPLLGLYNASKFAVEGLSETIASEVAHLGIKFTLIEPNGFATEWAGNSAVQTTAEIADYNPVREAFASSGENPETWGKPEATVDAILKVANSANPPQRLLLGKIAYHTVKEVYTKRLAEIDEWKEVSIAAHGH, encoded by the coding sequence ATGGCAAGAATAATTTTTATCACAGGAGCATCAAGAGGGTTTGGAAAACTATGGGCGGAAGCTTTTTTAAAAGCAGGCGATAAAGTGGCAGCATCTGCAAGAAACATTACAGCACTGGATGATCTGGTCGAAAAATATGGCAGTAACATTCTCCCTATTTCATTAGACGTTAATAAAAAAAACGAAGTAACTCAAGCCGTAGCAAAAGTTAAAGAGCATTTTGGCACTATCGACATTTTAATTAACAATGCAGGTTTTGGTCTTTTTGGAACAGTGGAAGAAACAAGCGAAGAACAAGCGAGAGCACAAATGGAAACCAATTTCTTTGGATTATTATGGGTAACGCAGGCCGTTCTTCCTGTGATGAGAGCTCAAAAAAGTGGGCATATCATACAGGTTTCAAGCTTTTTAGGCATTACTACCCTGCCTTTATTGGGCTTATACAATGCCTCTAAATTTGCGGTAGAAGGGCTTAGCGAAACTATTGCCAGTGAAGTTGCACATCTGGGAATCAAATTTACTTTAATCGAACCAAACGGTTTTGCAACAGAATGGGCTGGAAACTCCGCCGTACAGACAACAGCTGAAATTGCAGATTATAATCCGGTAAGAGAAGCCTTTGCATCATCTGGAGAAAATCCCGAAACATGGGGAAAACCGGAAGCCACTGTGGATGCGATATTAAAAGTGGCAAATAGTGCCAATCCACCTCAGCGTTTATTGCTTGGGAAAATTGCCTACCATACTGTTAAAGAAGTGTACACAAAACGTCTTGCGGAAATTGACGAGTGGAAAGAAGTAAGCATTGCAGCTCACGGACATTAA
- a CDS encoding enoyl-CoA hydratase/isomerase family protein: protein MIFTTQKISDSYWKVSIENPPVNVFDASFSKQLIILMDEMEAEENLKVVVFESANPDFFVAHVELLNITDFPKGTGKTGLSISWPDIAKRLEQAPFVSIASIRGRARGLGSEFVQAFDIRFASKEKAFFGQPEIGIGSFPGGGGLERLHLLTGKARALEIILSGNDYDAETAALYGWVNRAVPDAELDAFVTNFAERIASFDKFAIASIKSIMNERAVLPKNDHIMETQTRFFQSLESPESRQRIKRLLDNGLQTYGDVELNLGKHL, encoded by the coding sequence ATGATTTTTACAACACAGAAAATAAGTGACTCTTACTGGAAAGTAAGCATTGAAAATCCGCCCGTTAATGTTTTTGATGCTTCTTTTTCAAAACAGCTGATTATTTTAATGGATGAAATGGAAGCAGAAGAAAATCTAAAAGTTGTCGTTTTTGAAAGCGCAAATCCTGATTTTTTTGTGGCACATGTTGAACTTCTAAATATTACTGATTTTCCAAAAGGCACAGGAAAAACAGGACTTTCAATTTCATGGCCAGATATTGCAAAACGTCTCGAGCAGGCACCATTCGTAAGTATTGCATCGATAAGAGGAAGGGCAAGAGGTCTGGGAAGCGAGTTTGTGCAGGCTTTTGATATTCGCTTTGCCAGTAAAGAAAAAGCTTTTTTCGGCCAGCCAGAAATTGGAATAGGCTCATTCCCAGGCGGAGGAGGACTAGAACGTTTACACCTTCTAACCGGAAAAGCAAGAGCTTTAGAAATCATTTTGAGCGGAAACGATTATGATGCTGAGACTGCTGCGCTTTACGGATGGGTTAACCGTGCAGTTCCAGACGCTGAACTGGACGCTTTTGTTACGAATTTTGCCGAGAGAATTGCCTCATTTGACAAGTTTGCCATTGCCTCTATTAAATCAATAATGAATGAAAGAGCAGTGCTGCCAAAAAATGATCATATTATGGAAACACAGACCCGTTTCTTTCAATCTTTAGAATCACCAGAAAGCAGACAGCGTATAAAAAGACTTTTAGATAATGGTTTGCAGACTTATGGTGATGTTGAATTAAACTTAGGAAAACATCTTTAA
- a CDS encoding SDR family oxidoreductase produces the protein MKKTVFITGASSGFGKASALLFNSKGWNVIAAMRTPQKESELSQLENVLVVKLDVTDSLSIDEAVRKGVEVFGNIDVLVNSAGYGLMGVFEASDEIQIKRQFDVNVFGLMEVTKAVLPFMRKNKSGSIINISSFGGVNAGAFSSLYSSSKFAVEGFSEALSHELAFLNIAVKIIEPGSVPTNFRTGIEMIQNTIEDYNAELASFIPKFIKRTEHLSKAAAEDVAQTIWTAATDETVKLRYVTGDDSQYYIDLKTKNTEAEYLRLMRN, from the coding sequence ATGAAAAAGACAGTATTTATAACAGGAGCTTCTTCCGGATTTGGAAAAGCCAGTGCTTTATTGTTTAATAGCAAGGGATGGAATGTTATTGCTGCAATGCGCACGCCGCAAAAGGAATCAGAACTTTCTCAATTAGAGAATGTATTAGTGGTGAAATTAGATGTAACTGACAGTTTAAGTATTGACGAGGCAGTCAGAAAAGGAGTGGAGGTTTTCGGGAATATTGATGTCTTAGTCAATTCTGCCGGTTATGGCTTGATGGGCGTTTTTGAAGCTTCTGACGAAATACAAATAAAAAGACAATTTGATGTCAATGTTTTTGGTTTGATGGAAGTTACCAAGGCGGTACTTCCATTTATGAGGAAAAATAAAAGCGGTTCAATCATCAATATTTCTTCTTTTGGTGGAGTAAATGCTGGAGCATTTTCCAGTTTGTACAGCAGTTCAAAATTTGCAGTTGAGGGATTTTCGGAAGCCTTATCGCATGAATTGGCTTTTTTAAATATTGCTGTAAAAATAATTGAACCGGGAAGTGTTCCTACGAACTTTAGAACTGGCATAGAAATGATTCAAAACACTATCGAGGATTATAACGCAGAACTAGCTTCCTTTATTCCAAAATTTATTAAAAGAACAGAACATTTATCTAAGGCCGCAGCAGAAGATGTCGCACAGACCATATGGACGGCAGCAACGGATGAAACTGTAAAACTGCGCTATGTAACAGGTGATGATTCCCAGTATTATATTGATTTGAAAACTAAAAATACAGAAGCTGAATATTTAAGATTGATGAGAAATTGA
- a CDS encoding helix-turn-helix domain-containing protein gives MKHYKTLSELHKDNGWPAPQNPLFSIVGCQSSCPLGNREYTTDSYMIAFKKIKSGTIMYGKTPYDHDNGSMFFTKPRQIIEMKNLELEEQGFMLFIHEDYLYRNELYSIIQQYAFFDYETNEAIHLSPAEELIVWELYNKINIEYLTNPDEFTREIILSHVASILKYVQRFYKRQFIDRKQLSGRIVSKFNAALKQHLNNGKLKEDGLPSVASLASQLLLSPRYLSDLLKQETGKTAIELIHVYLITEAKNLLRSEDKGVAEIAFQLGFENASYFSRLFKKQTGLRPLDFKHSLN, from the coding sequence ATGAAACATTATAAAACATTAAGCGAATTACATAAAGATAACGGCTGGCCCGCGCCTCAAAATCCTCTGTTTAGTATTGTAGGCTGCCAGTCAAGCTGTCCGCTGGGCAATCGGGAATACACTACTGATTCTTATATGATTGCATTTAAAAAAATTAAATCCGGGACAATTATGTATGGCAAAACTCCTTACGATCACGACAATGGGTCTATGTTTTTTACCAAACCGCGCCAGATTATTGAAATGAAAAATTTAGAACTTGAGGAACAAGGTTTTATGTTATTTATACATGAAGATTATTTGTACCGTAACGAGTTATATTCGATCATACAGCAATACGCTTTTTTTGATTATGAAACTAACGAAGCCATCCATCTATCGCCTGCTGAAGAGCTGATTGTCTGGGAACTGTACAATAAGATAAACATAGAATATCTGACAAATCCTGATGAATTTACCAGAGAAATCATATTAAGCCATGTAGCATCTATCTTAAAATATGTACAGCGTTTCTATAAAAGACAATTTATTGACAGGAAACAATTATCAGGCAGGATAGTTTCTAAATTTAATGCCGCTTTAAAGCAGCACTTAAATAATGGGAAGCTGAAAGAAGATGGTTTGCCAAGTGTCGCTTCATTAGCTTCACAATTACTATTATCGCCAAGATATTTAAGCGATTTATTGAAACAGGAAACCGGTAAAACCGCTATTGAGTTAATACATGTTTATTTGATAACAGAAGCCAAAAATTTACTTCGGTCAGAAGATAAAGGTGTTGCTGAAATTGCTTTTCAATTAGGATTTGAAAATGCATCCTACTTTAGCAGACTTTTTAAAAAGCAGACCGGCTTGCGTCCACTTGATTTTAAGCATTCATTGAACTAA
- a CDS encoding alpha/beta fold hydrolase produces the protein MKTSEINALTAPTHYIESNGVSFAYRRFGKPSAIPLVGFQHFTGTLDNWDPIILDGLAAEREIIIFDNAGVGNSSGETPDNVLAMTNDAVNFIKALGITKIDVLGFSLGGFIAQYLGEQHPDLINKIIIVGAAPQGTKALHNFPQLIGRAQEKEPMEIFLYIFFTSSQESRNKGKAALQRLYSRTEDRTKAATDQAVMAQMKAITHWGTEKPSISLKKIPHPVLIIQGSNDEMMDSDSSYTLFKELPNAVLTYYPDAAHGSFYQYPEMFVNQTNYFLNN, from the coding sequence ATGAAAACTTCAGAAATAAATGCTCTAACAGCACCCACACATTATATAGAGTCAAACGGAGTTAGTTTTGCTTACCGCAGATTCGGAAAACCATCTGCAATTCCATTAGTAGGATTTCAGCACTTTACTGGGACATTAGACAACTGGGATCCTATTATTTTAGATGGATTGGCCGCAGAAAGAGAAATAATCATTTTTGATAATGCCGGTGTTGGAAACTCCTCTGGAGAAACTCCTGACAATGTTCTTGCTATGACCAATGACGCAGTAAATTTTATTAAGGCGTTAGGAATAACCAAGATTGATGTACTGGGATTTTCGTTAGGGGGTTTTATTGCGCAGTATTTAGGAGAACAGCATCCTGATTTAATTAACAAAATAATTATTGTCGGCGCAGCTCCGCAGGGTACAAAAGCACTGCATAATTTCCCTCAGCTAATTGGCAGAGCACAGGAGAAAGAACCAATGGAAATCTTTCTGTATATTTTCTTCACTTCATCACAAGAGAGCAGAAACAAAGGAAAGGCTGCATTACAGCGTTTATATTCCAGAACAGAAGACAGAACAAAAGCTGCAACAGATCAAGCAGTTATGGCACAAATGAAAGCTATTACGCACTGGGGTACCGAAAAACCTTCAATTAGCCTGAAAAAAATACCGCATCCGGTTTTGATTATACAGGGAAGCAATGATGAAATGATGGATTCTGACAGTTCATACACCCTGTTTAAGGAATTACCAAATGCAGTATTGACTTATTATCCAGATGCGGCACACGGTTCTTTTTATCAGTATCCTGAAATGTTTGTCAACCAGACAAATTATTTTTTGAATAATTAA
- a CDS encoding helix-turn-helix domain-containing protein, whose translation MKVFENLSAYNKYLNLSEPFHPLMDSRVCKQAIPNFPQSSKEIQVNMFKVSLKKNFSGDIKYGANKYKTDNGLLLFSSPGQVVSWESLTFWDGYAFVFHPDLIKKHPIAQKISQYKYFSYEISDALFMTPEEEETITWLFTKIHLELLNNANNANEDVILSLLHVILTYAELYYERQFKENGSNTASASVSSKVKTLLQQHYNDLSVPVKSVPTVASIADELNLSPNYLTDLIRLETGKTTINLIHEYVTEQAEILLLQTDMNVSDIAYQLGFENASYFSRLFKKNKTYTPGEIREKYR comes from the coding sequence ATGAAAGTTTTTGAGAACCTATCGGCCTATAATAAATACTTAAATCTTTCAGAACCTTTTCATCCCTTGATGGACAGCAGGGTCTGCAAACAGGCTATTCCGAATTTTCCGCAGTCAAGCAAAGAAATTCAGGTTAACATGTTTAAGGTTTCATTAAAAAAGAACTTTAGCGGTGATATCAAATACGGCGCAAATAAATATAAAACAGATAATGGCTTACTGCTTTTCAGCAGTCCTGGCCAGGTCGTATCATGGGAATCGCTTACCTTCTGGGACGGGTATGCCTTTGTATTTCATCCTGACCTGATTAAAAAGCATCCCATTGCACAGAAGATCAGCCAGTATAAATATTTCAGTTATGAAATCAGCGATGCTCTGTTTATGACTCCCGAGGAAGAAGAAACTATAACATGGCTGTTTACCAAAATCCACCTTGAACTTCTAAATAATGCAAATAATGCCAACGAAGATGTAATACTCTCACTGCTGCATGTAATCCTAACTTATGCAGAGCTCTACTACGAAAGACAGTTTAAAGAAAACGGATCAAATACTGCTTCTGCTTCTGTTTCATCAAAAGTAAAAACACTTTTACAGCAGCACTATAATGATTTATCAGTGCCTGTAAAAAGTGTCCCAACAGTAGCCTCCATTGCAGATGAGTTGAATTTATCTCCCAATTATCTAACCGATCTGATAAGATTGGAAACTGGGAAAACTACCATTAACCTCATACATGAATATGTAACCGAACAGGCGGAAATATTATTGCTTCAGACCGATATGAATGTCAGTGATATTGCCTATCAGCTGGGATTTGAAAATGCGTCCTATTTCTCCAGACTCTTTAAAAAAAATAAAACTTACACACCGGGCGAAATCAGGGAAAAGTACAGGTAA
- a CDS encoding SDR family NAD(P)-dependent oxidoreductase — protein sequence MKKTIFITGASRGFGKLWIEALLKRGDNVAATSRTIEAYKDLTAQYGSQFLAIKLDITDKEAVSTAVKSAKEYFGTLDVVINNAGYGVFGAVEEVSEKAVKDVFEANVYGTLWVTQAALPIFREQGHGHIIQLSSVLGVWSLPTLGIYNATKFAVEGFTEALADEVKDFGINVTLVEPNGYATDFGGSSAVVSESIAAYDKVKEALGAAEGLLPEDYGKPEATVPAILKLIDSKNPPLRLFLGKVGLKKTERVYAEKLKTWNDWREVSEEAHG from the coding sequence ATGAAAAAAACAATTTTTATAACAGGAGCTTCAAGAGGATTTGGAAAATTATGGATCGAAGCATTATTAAAAAGAGGTGACAATGTAGCAGCAACATCAAGAACAATCGAAGCTTACAAAGATTTGACTGCACAATACGGATCTCAATTTCTGGCTATTAAACTGGACATAACAGACAAAGAAGCAGTATCCACAGCAGTAAAATCCGCAAAAGAGTATTTTGGAACATTGGATGTGGTAATCAACAATGCGGGTTATGGGGTTTTTGGCGCTGTAGAGGAAGTGAGCGAGAAAGCAGTTAAGGATGTTTTTGAAGCAAATGTTTATGGAACATTATGGGTAACACAGGCTGCACTGCCAATTTTCCGCGAACAGGGACATGGGCATATCATTCAGCTGTCAAGTGTTTTAGGCGTATGGTCTCTGCCTACTTTAGGCATTTACAACGCTACAAAATTTGCTGTAGAAGGATTTACTGAGGCATTAGCGGATGAAGTGAAAGACTTTGGAATCAATGTTACCCTGGTAGAACCAAACGGATATGCAACAGATTTTGGCGGAAGCTCAGCTGTTGTCAGCGAATCGATTGCTGCTTATGATAAAGTAAAAGAAGCATTGGGAGCAGCAGAAGGTTTATTGCCTGAAGATTATGGAAAACCAGAAGCTACAGTTCCTGCCATCTTAAAACTGATAGACAGTAAAAATCCTCCTCTGCGCTTATTTTTAGGAAAAGTCGGACTGAAAAAAACAGAACGTGTGTATGCCGAAAAACTAAAAACCTGGAACGACTGGAGAGAAGTGTCTGAAGAAGCACATGGTTAA
- a CDS encoding AraC family transcriptional regulator — MMEKFVNIDTIADLHHYYNYGSPRHPLITIIDLKAVKTRNRGVEDAFYRLGLYTVVFKKFKGELRYGRSTYDFQDGSLMFAAPNQVLSPSENTIIEEGWFLAFHPDLLYGSLLGKNIGSYSFFKYDVNEALHISDAERKTLEESIQKIKMEYSQNMDKHTQGLIVSNLELMLQYCDRFYNRQFLTRSKVNNDFVQQFEDLLQNYFEADDLADKGLPEVKYFAEQLICPPIIYPIC; from the coding sequence ATGATGGAAAAATTTGTAAATATAGATACGATCGCTGACCTTCATCATTATTACAACTACGGAAGTCCTAGGCATCCGCTCATCACAATAATTGATTTGAAGGCAGTAAAGACGAGAAACAGGGGAGTTGAAGATGCCTTTTATAGACTCGGACTTTATACTGTTGTTTTTAAAAAGTTTAAAGGAGAGTTGAGATATGGCCGGTCAACTTATGATTTTCAGGACGGATCATTAATGTTTGCAGCACCAAATCAAGTTTTGAGTCCAAGTGAAAATACGATAATCGAAGAGGGGTGGTTTCTTGCCTTTCATCCGGATTTACTTTATGGATCTTTGCTGGGAAAAAATATCGGTTCTTATTCTTTTTTCAAATATGATGTGAATGAAGCTCTGCATATTTCAGATGCGGAAAGAAAAACTTTAGAAGAAAGTATTCAAAAAATTAAAATGGAATATTCGCAGAACATGGACAAGCATACGCAGGGTTTGATTGTCAGCAATCTTGAGCTTATGCTGCAATATTGTGACCGTTTTTATAATCGTCAGTTCTTAACCAGATCTAAGGTAAACAACGACTTTGTACAGCAGTTTGAAGATCTGCTGCAAAATTATTTTGAAGCTGATGATCTGGCCGATAAGGGGCTTCCTGAAGTTAAATATTTCGCCGAACAGTTAATTTGTCCGCCAATTATCTATCCGATCTGCTAA
- a CDS encoding carboxymuconolactone decarboxylase family protein: MKTISVPAKEQLNAASQSILEAVQSKMGKIPNLYATIGYSSAALKAMLDTESALSQDSSYTAKEREAINLIVSQVNNCDYCLAAHTMLAKLKGFSEEETIKIRKGEYSDSKLNAVIQLAKSIANNKGTAKEDDLENFFEAGYDEKALIELTALIALRSFTNYVFANTRIPVDFPAASAI, encoded by the coding sequence ATGAAAACAATTTCAGTTCCTGCAAAAGAACAGTTAAATGCAGCTTCACAATCTATTCTCGAAGCTGTACAATCTAAAATGGGAAAAATCCCTAATCTTTATGCCACAATTGGCTATTCATCCGCAGCTTTAAAAGCCATGCTGGATACAGAAAGTGCATTATCACAGGATTCTTCCTACACCGCTAAAGAAAGAGAAGCTATTAATCTTATTGTATCACAAGTCAATAATTGTGATTACTGTCTGGCTGCGCACACTATGCTTGCTAAATTGAAGGGATTCAGTGAAGAAGAAACAATTAAAATTCGTAAAGGCGAATACTCAGATTCAAAATTAAACGCTGTCATTCAATTGGCAAAATCTATTGCCAATAACAAAGGCACTGCTAAGGAAGATGATTTGGAAAACTTTTTTGAAGCTGGATATGATGAAAAAGCACTGATAGAATTAACAGCGCTGATTGCCTTAAGAAGCTTTACTAATTATGTTTTTGCCAATACCAGGATTCCTGTAGATTTTCCTGCTGCATCGGCTATTTAA
- a CDS encoding helix-turn-helix domain-containing protein — MSANYLSDLLNKYTGKTTIEHIHLQLVEKAKSILWGSNKSVSEIAYSLGFDHPSHFSKIFKMKTGRSPKNFRLAK, encoded by the coding sequence TTGTCCGCCAATTATCTATCCGATCTGCTAAATAAATATACAGGTAAAACCACTATTGAGCATATTCATCTTCAATTGGTGGAAAAAGCTAAATCAATTTTATGGGGATCCAATAAAAGTGTTAGTGAGATTGCGTATAGTTTAGGATTCGATCATCCCTCTCATTTTAGTAAAATTTTTAAAATGAAAACGGGAAGGTCTCCAAAGAATTTCAGACTTGCGAAGTAA
- a CDS encoding alpha/beta fold hydrolase has protein sequence MDSNFSNSQTQFSTINSVKVAFRHFGQGEPILFYNRFRGILDTWDPLFLDTLSQKNSIVLFDYPGIGESEGELSSDISEVAAVGVKLMENLGIHKFHAAGWSYGGLVAQTALFMNREKVAKAVLIGTNPPGINEVPFDKTFFEKALKPVNDLEDETVAFFEPSSEKSRAASKASFDRIALKLDRTKIPSTSEQFQKYFEGSAMMKKDIHDYRGQYKTLKNPVLVISADHDISFAVENWFPLLRHAPSMQHIIINDAGHGLQHQEPVLIANYIKLFLS, from the coding sequence ATGGATTCGAATTTTTCAAATTCCCAAACCCAGTTCAGCACGATCAATTCTGTAAAAGTGGCTTTCCGCCATTTTGGACAGGGCGAACCTATATTATTTTACAATCGTTTTCGTGGAATACTCGACACATGGGATCCTCTTTTTTTGGATACTCTTTCCCAAAAGAATTCCATTGTTTTATTTGACTATCCTGGCATCGGAGAATCTGAAGGAGAGCTTTCTTCCGATATTTCTGAAGTAGCTGCTGTTGGAGTAAAATTAATGGAAAATTTAGGCATTCATAAATTTCATGCTGCAGGATGGTCTTACGGCGGACTTGTCGCGCAGACTGCTCTTTTCATGAATAGAGAAAAAGTTGCTAAAGCAGTTCTTATCGGTACAAATCCTCCTGGCATTAATGAAGTTCCTTTTGACAAAACTTTCTTTGAAAAAGCGCTTAAACCTGTAAATGATCTTGAAGATGAAACGGTTGCTTTTTTTGAGCCTTCATCTGAAAAAAGCAGGGCTGCGTCCAAGGCTTCTTTTGATCGTATAGCGTTAAAACTTGACCGAACTAAAATTCCTTCGACTTCAGAGCAATTTCAAAAGTATTTTGAAGGTTCCGCCATGATGAAAAAAGACATCCATGATTATCGCGGCCAATATAAAACGCTGAAAAATCCGGTTTTAGTCATATCAGCTGATCATGATATTAGTTTTGCTGTAGAAAACTGGTTCCCTCTATTGAGACATGCACCTTCAATGCAGCACATTATTATCAACGATGCCGGACACGGACTTCAGCATCAGGAACCAGTCCTTATTGCTAATTATATCAAATTATTTCTCAGTTAA